The following are from one region of the Desulfobulbaceae bacterium genome:
- a CDS encoding Jag N-terminal domain-containing protein: MSEKNKYKGKDVEEAIAMACENLDVSRDKLNIEIVSPGSKGIFGLGRKKAVILVSKKGSSRATTDSTPKKVESRAQKKTGKITTDIPLLKKKSKKID, translated from the coding sequence GGAAAAGACGTCGAAGAGGCTATTGCGATGGCCTGCGAAAACCTTGATGTTTCCCGCGACAAACTTAACATTGAAATTGTTTCCCCCGGCTCCAAGGGAATATTTGGCCTGGGCCGAAAGAAGGCTGTTATTCTGGTGAGCAAAAAAGGATCTTCACGAGCCACCACTGACTCAACGCCGAAAAAGGTTGAGTCCCGAGCCCAAAAGAAAACCGGCAAAATCACCACAGACATTCCACTTCTGAAGAAAAAATCAAAAAAAATCGAC